Genomic DNA from Nocardioides aquaticus:
TCGTCCCGGTCGGCAAGATCACCTCGCTCCACCTCGACCTCCGCGCCCCGCTCGAGGTCGCCGTACGGGGGCGCCGGCACGCGGTCACGCGGGTGGTGCTGGCCGCCGACGAGCCGCGCGTCCTCGCCGCGATGGTGCGCGAGCGCGCCAGCCTCTCGTCCCCGCGTCCGGGCCACCGGCCCTAGGCCTCCTGACCCACCTCACCCGGTCGGGTCGGCCGATCGCCCGCGGCCCGGTGGACGACCGTGCTAAGTTAGGTGAACAGAAGGTGAACAGGAGGTGTCCCATGAACCAAACCACCGAGAACGCGGCGTTGACGATGCGCTGGACGCTGGAGACCGACGCGTCCGGGCGTACCCGTCCCGTCGCGCACTGGGTCCCGGCCGGCCACGTCGAGATGGCGTCCCACGCCATGATCGTCCAGGCTGCCTGACCCGCGCAGCACCCCGGCGTCCGACGACGCCGCCTCACGACCCGTCGCGAACACCCGTCGCGGCGGGTCGTGTCGCGTCCGGTGACGGCCGCGGGCGTCAGACCTGACCGGAAGCGTCACCTCGACGCGCCGCGAGCGTCATCTCGGCTGTCCGGAAGCGTCATCTCGGCGGGCGAGGACGCGGCGCGCGCGGTCGACCACCGGCTTGTCCACCATCTGGCCGTCGAGGAGCACCACGCCCGACGCGCCGGTCCCGCCTGCCGACCCGCCTGAAGACCCGCCTACCGACCCGCCTGCCGGCCCGCCTGCCGGCCCGCCTGCCGACCCGCCTGCCGACCCAGCCGCCGCGGCGACGACCCGCTCGGCCCAGGCCACCTCGTCGGCGGTCGGGCGGAACGCGGCGGCGGCGACGGGCACCTGCCGCGGGTGGAGGCACAGCTTGCCCCCCAGCCCCAGGCGCACGGCGTGGTCGAGGTCGTCGAGGAGCGCCGCCTCGTCGCCGACCGCGCCGGTGACGCCGTCGACCGGCGGCGCCAGGCCGGCCGCGGCCGACGCCAGGACGAGCGCCTGGCGGGCGCCGGCCATCGCGAGCCGGTCGTCGGGGGACACGCCGAGCTGGGCGGCGAGGTCGTAGGTGCCGAGGACCAGCCGGTCCACCGAGGAGGCGCGGGCGATCGCGGGGGCGGCCAGCACGCCGGCGGCGGTCTCGACCAGGGCCAGCAGGCGTACGCCCCCGCCGAGGCGCCCGGCGATCGCGTCCAGCTCGGCGGGGTCCTCGGCCTTCGGCACCAGCACCACGTCGACCGCGCCGGCCAGCGCGACGAGGTCCTCGTCGTGGCCCGGGGCACCGGCCGGGTTCACCCGCACCGCCGCGGCCGCCGGGCCGTGGTCGGCGAGCCAGCGCCTCACGTGGTCGCGGGCGGCGGCCTTGGTGGCCGGGGCGACGGCGTCCTCGAGGTCCAGCAGCACCAGGTCGGCACCGCTGGCCGCCGCCTTGTCGAAGCGCTCCGGCCGGTCGCCCGGCACGAACAGCAGGGTGGTCGGGGCGGCGGGTGCGGCGGGGGTGGTCATCAGGGGTCCTCCCGGAGCTCGATGCCGGGCCACCGGCCGCTGCCGGCCAGCTCCCGGGTCAGGGTCGTGATGCCGGTACGCACCGCGGTGACGGCGTCGTGGGGGGCGGAGGTGGTCGCCGCGGTCCGGAGCACCGCCGTACGCCGCAGCGCCGGGTCGGTGCGGCGGACGGCCAGCCCGTGCGCGGTGCTGTCGGCGGCCGTGGAGGCCGGGACGACCGTGCACGCGCCGCCGCTGCGCGCGATGCGGAGCATCGTCGCCAGCGACTCGACGTCGGCCACGACGTGCAGGGTGCGCTCCTCGCGGCGCATCGCCCGCTCGAGCTGCTGGCGCAGGCTGCTGCGGGCGCCCGGGGCGACCACCGGGATGCCGGCGAGCTCGGCGAGGGTGACCCGGTCGGGGTCCCGGGTCGGTCCGGGCGGGTCGCCGACCAGCAGCAGCTCCTCGTCGTAGAGCAGCTGCTCGCCGGCCAGACCGGTCGCAGCGTCGGTCGGGCCCGCGGCGCGGGTGGCGGGGTCGAGGGGGTCGACGTACCGGATCGCGAGGTCCATCCGGCCGTGGTCGAAGAGCTCGTCGATGTAGCCGCTCATCGACTCGAACAGCTCCAGCCGCACGCCGGGGACGTGCTCGCGGGCCCAGCCGAACAGCGGCGCGGCCAGGTGCACCGCCGCCCCCGACGGGAGGCCGACCGCGACCAGGCCGCGGACGGGGTGCTCGGCGGCGGCCGAGGCCGCGAGCTCGTCGAACTGCCGGACCAGCCGGTGCGCGTCGCGGTAGAAGTCGGTGCCGCTGCGCGTGGGGCGCACGCCCCGGGGCCCGCGGTCCAGCAGCTGCACGCCGAGCTCGCGCTCGAGCTGGTTCATCCGCTGGCTCAGCGCCGGCTGGGAGACCCGCAGCACCGCGGCGGCCCGCGAGAGGCTGCCGGCGTCGACGACGGCGACGAGGTAGCGGAGCTGGAGGACGTCCACGGCCCGGCCTCAGACCACGCGGTCGGTCGCCAGCGCGTCGATCTCGGCACCGCTCAGGCCGAGGTCGCCGAGGATCGTCCGCGTGTGCTCGCCGAGGCCCGGCACCGGGTCCATCCGCGGCGCGTCGTCGACGACCCCGGGCGGGGCCAGCGCGGGTACGGGCCCGGCCGGCGTGCCGACGGTGTGCCAGCGGCCGCGGGCGGCGAGCTGGGGGTGCTCCCAGACGTCCTGCATGGTGCTGACCCGGGCGTGCGCGACCGGCACCGCGGCCAGCGCGGCGGCGGCCTCGTCGCTGGTCAGCGCCGCGAACCGGGCCCCGACCACCACCGAGAGGGAGTCGCGGTGCTCGCTGCGGGCGGAGTTGGTGGCGTACTGCGGGAGCAGCGCCAGGTCGGGGTCGCCCAGGAACCGCTCGCAGAAGCGCTGCCACTCGCGCTCGTTCTGGATCGCCATCATCACCACGCCCCCGTCGGCGGCGGTGAACGGGCCGTAGGGGTAGATGGTGGCGTGCGCGGCGCCGGCGCGCGGGGGCGGCGGCGCGCCGTCGAAGGCGTAGTAAAGCGGGAAGCCCATCCACTCCACGGTGGCCTCGAGCATGGAGACGTCCAGGTGGGCGCCGGTGCCGGTGCGGCCGCGCTCGAGCAGGGCGGCGAGGATCGCGCTGTAGGCGTACATCCCGGCGGCGATGTCCGAGACCGAGATGCCGACCTTCGCCATGTCGTCACCGTCGCCGGTGACCGAGAGCAGCCCGGCCTCGGCCTGGACCATCAGGTCGTAGGCCTTCATCGACTCGTACGGCCCGCCGAGGCCGTAGCCCGAGATGTCGCAGACCACCAGCCGCGGGTTGGCACCTTGCAGCTCCTCGGCGCCGAGGCCGGCGCGGGCCGCGGCGCCCGGGGCGAGGTTCTGCAGGAAGACGTCGGCGGTGGCCAGCAGGCGGCGCAGGACGTCGAGGCCGCGGGGGTCCTTGATGTCGAGGGTCAGCGACTCCTTGCTGCGGTTGGTCCACACGAAGTGCGAGCTCTCGCCGCGCACGCGGGTGTCGTAGCCGCGGGCGAAGTCGCCGACGCCGGGCCGCTCGACCTTGATCACGCGGGCGCCGAGGTCGGCCAGCTGCCGGCTGGCGTACGGCGCCGCGATCGCCTGCTCGAGCGAGACGACCGTCATGCCCTCCAGCGGTCGCACGCCTCAGACCACCAGGCTCAGCGCGGCGATGAGCGGCAGCGCGATCACCGAGGCCAGCGCGGTCACGAAGGTCAGCGCCTTCAGGGCCCCGCGGGTCGAGACGCCCATCAGGGTCTGGAACATCCAGAAGAAGTTGCTGTTGACCTGCAGCGCGAAGAGCGCGCCGGCGCCGATGGCCAGGCCGATGATGACCGCGGGGGCGTCGAGCTGGCCCATGATCGGGCCGATGATGCCGGCCGCGGTGATGGCGGCCACCGAGATCGAGCCGATCGCCAGGTGCAGGACGGCCGCGATCAGCCAGGCCAGCAGGATGCTGACGATCACCGGGGCGCCGGCCTCGGCCGAGAAGAGCCCGCCGAGGACGCCCTCGAGGTCGGTCGCGGCGATCACCGCGCCCAGCGACCCGCCGACGCCGGTGATCAGCAGGATCTGCCCGGTGGTGTCGAAGCCCTTGCTCATCGCCTCGTTGGTCAGGTCGCCGCCGATGCTGGTCTTCGCCAGGACGTAGGCGCCGACCAGGCCGACGAACAGCGCGAGCACGGGGTTGCCGAGGAAGGCGATGAAGGTGTTCGAGAAGCCGGCGGTCTCCGCGATGGCGCCGAAGGCGATCATCACCAGGGGCACCAGGACCGGCAGCAGGGACACCAGCAGCGGCGGGACGCTGCGGCCGGGAGCCCCGGCCACCTCGTCGGCGTGGTCCTCGGCGACCCGCTCGGACTCCAGGAGCGCCTCGGAGGCGTGCTCGTCGAGCTCGGGGTTCCAGAAGCCGCGCTTGAGCAGCAGCGCCCAGACCAGGACGGTCAGCACCGCGGTCAGCGGGCCGACGAGCAGGCCGAAGCCGAGCATGGTGCCCAGGGGGATGCCGAGCAGGCCGGCGATCGAGATCGTGCCGAGGCCGGGCACCACGAAGACGTAGCCGACCAGAATCCCGGCGGTGACCGCGCCACCCATCAGCCCAAGGCCGTTGCGACCCAGCTTGGGCGCGGCGGAGCGGGCCAGCGGGGAGGCCAGGACGAGCTGGACGTCGACGTAGATCGAGGGGAACAGCGTGGTCATCACGGCCGCCATCGCGTACGGCAGCCGGCGCGTGCCGAGCACGCGCAGCAGCACCAGGACCAGCCGTTGCAGGGCCTGCATCGCGAACAGCAAGGACCCCATCAGCACGCCGAAGCCGATCAGGAGACCGACCTCGGCCATGATCCCGCCGAAGCCCTCCACGATCGTGGCGACGGTGGCCTCGAAGCCGAGCCCGGAGGCGAGGCCGAGGTAGAGCGAGCCGGTGACCAGCGCGATCACCGGGTCGACCTTGAGGACGATGATGAGCAGGACGACGCCGAGGATGGCGACCGACGCGTGCAGGACGATCATGGACGATCTCCTCGACGAGGGTGGTGGGACGGCGTGAAGGGAATCACGTCCCGACCCCCCAGCACCAGCCGCTACCTCGCGACCCGTCGATAAGCGCAGGTTATGCCCGCGCGCCCGTCAGAGCTCGATGGTCGAGACCACGTCCGTGCGCGACGGCGCGACGGGGCTGGAGGAGAACCCGAACGAGGTCGCCGGGCGGACGTCGGCCAGCGAGCCCAGCGGGACGCCCTCCCACCAGCCTGCGACGGCGTCCACGCGGTGGTGGTCGGTGGCGCCGTACCACTCCCGGCGCGCCTCGGGCCCCACGCCGGTACGCCCCCGCGTGCGCACCCCGCGCTGCAGGACCCGGGCGGCCGGGTCGGTGACAA
This window encodes:
- a CDS encoding HpcH/HpaI aldolase/citrate lyase family protein; protein product: MTTPAAPAAPTTLLFVPGDRPERFDKAAASGADLVLLDLEDAVAPATKAAARDHVRRWLADHGPAAAAVRVNPAGAPGHDEDLVALAGAVDVVLVPKAEDPAELDAIAGRLGGGVRLLALVETAAGVLAAPAIARASSVDRLVLGTYDLAAQLGVSPDDRLAMAGARQALVLASAAAGLAPPVDGVTGAVGDEAALLDDLDHAVRLGLGGKLCLHPRQVPVAAAAFRPTADEVAWAERVVAAAAGSAGGSAGGPAGGPAGGSVGGSSGGSAGGTGASGVVLLDGQMVDKPVVDRARRVLARRDDASGQPR
- a CDS encoding LysR substrate-binding domain-containing protein, whose translation is MDVLQLRYLVAVVDAGSLSRAAAVLRVSQPALSQRMNQLERELGVQLLDRGPRGVRPTRSGTDFYRDAHRLVRQFDELAASAAAEHPVRGLVAVGLPSGAAVHLAAPLFGWAREHVPGVRLELFESMSGYIDELFDHGRMDLAIRYVDPLDPATRAAGPTDAATGLAGEQLLYDEELLLVGDPPGPTRDPDRVTLAELAGIPVVAPGARSSLRQQLERAMRREERTLHVVADVESLATMLRIARSGGACTVVPASTAADSTAHGLAVRRTDPALRRTAVLRTAATTSAPHDAVTAVRTGITTLTRELAGSGRWPGIELREDP
- a CDS encoding CaiB/BaiF CoA transferase family protein, producing the protein MTVVSLEQAIAAPYASRQLADLGARVIKVERPGVGDFARGYDTRVRGESSHFVWTNRSKESLTLDIKDPRGLDVLRRLLATADVFLQNLAPGAAARAGLGAEELQGANPRLVVCDISGYGLGGPYESMKAYDLMVQAEAGLLSVTGDGDDMAKVGISVSDIAAGMYAYSAILAALLERGRTGTGAHLDVSMLEATVEWMGFPLYYAFDGAPPPPRAGAAHATIYPYGPFTAADGGVVMMAIQNEREWQRFCERFLGDPDLALLPQYATNSARSEHRDSLSVVVGARFAALTSDEAAAALAAVPVAHARVSTMQDVWEHPQLAARGRWHTVGTPAGPVPALAPPGVVDDAPRMDPVPGLGEHTRTILGDLGLSGAEIDALATDRVV
- a CDS encoding GntP family permease; the protein is MIVLHASVAILGVVLLIIVLKVDPVIALVTGSLYLGLASGLGFEATVATIVEGFGGIMAEVGLLIGFGVLMGSLLFAMQALQRLVLVLLRVLGTRRLPYAMAAVMTTLFPSIYVDVQLVLASPLARSAAPKLGRNGLGLMGGAVTAGILVGYVFVVPGLGTISIAGLLGIPLGTMLGFGLLVGPLTAVLTVLVWALLLKRGFWNPELDEHASEALLESERVAEDHADEVAGAPGRSVPPLLVSLLPVLVPLVMIAFGAIAETAGFSNTFIAFLGNPVLALFVGLVGAYVLAKTSIGGDLTNEAMSKGFDTTGQILLITGVGGSLGAVIAATDLEGVLGGLFSAEAGAPVIVSILLAWLIAAVLHLAIGSISVAAITAAGIIGPIMGQLDAPAVIIGLAIGAGALFALQVNSNFFWMFQTLMGVSTRGALKALTFVTALASVIALPLIAALSLVV